In Bradyrhizobium erythrophlei, a single genomic region encodes these proteins:
- a CDS encoding ATP-grasp domain-containing protein, whose product MRKLREFRAGKPAYYPDQAVYAAFACAELGLDFESIDGGTGLVFRATSASTSVYFGAGRCSWYPQNNATAATLASDKYFANCILKARGIPNLGGGYFFLSERHRGLRPTGHDRADAFAYFKTLNASAFLKPLTGSRGDYAQTVDGEPALERYLDEVSAYYDAVLMQPVVSGDEYRIFLLDDEVVYSARKFSAALEGDGARSVGDLLHEHNATLEARGLSAIDPDRIAPAELKQVLAPGERWKIHGRTNLSAGGHMTFASPHPTALKMAREATRAIGLRAAAVDLFTDIGGNPDDIAIIEVNSNPSIRLLEELQRPDLILKIWRHSFIAAGLINV is encoded by the coding sequence ATGCGAAAGTTGCGGGAATTTCGCGCGGGAAAGCCCGCCTACTATCCGGATCAGGCGGTGTACGCCGCCTTTGCCTGCGCCGAGCTTGGTCTGGACTTTGAAAGCATCGACGGCGGCACCGGGCTGGTCTTTCGTGCCACCTCGGCATCCACCTCCGTTTATTTCGGCGCCGGTCGCTGCTCCTGGTATCCGCAAAACAATGCGACAGCAGCGACGCTCGCCTCCGACAAATATTTCGCCAACTGCATTCTCAAAGCGCGGGGAATCCCGAACCTCGGCGGCGGCTATTTCTTCCTGAGCGAGCGGCACCGTGGCTTGCGGCCGACCGGCCACGACCGTGCGGACGCTTTCGCCTACTTCAAGACGCTGAACGCAAGCGCCTTCCTCAAACCGCTGACGGGGTCGCGTGGAGATTATGCGCAAACCGTCGATGGCGAGCCCGCGCTAGAGCGGTATCTGGACGAGGTTTCGGCATACTACGATGCGGTCCTGATGCAGCCGGTCGTCAGCGGCGACGAGTACCGGATTTTTCTGCTCGACGACGAGGTCGTCTATTCTGCGCGAAAATTCTCTGCCGCACTCGAAGGCGATGGCGCGCGCAGCGTTGGCGATCTGCTCCATGAGCACAACGCCACGCTTGAGGCGCGCGGCCTTTCCGCGATCGATCCGGACAGGATCGCGCCCGCCGAGCTCAAGCAAGTCTTGGCCCCGGGCGAACGCTGGAAAATTCACGGCCGCACCAATCTGAGCGCAGGCGGGCATATGACGTTCGCCTCGCCCCATCCGACTGCGCTCAAGATGGCGCGGGAGGCGACCCGTGCGATCGGGCTGCGCGCCGCCGCCGTCGACCTGTTTACGGACATCGGCGGCAACCCGGACGACATCGCGATCATCGAAGTGAACTCCAACCCCTCAATCCGTTTGCTCGAGGAGTTGCAGCGGCCGGATCTGATCCTGAAAATCTGGCGTCATAGCTTTATTGCGGCCGGACTTATCAATGTTTGA